The stretch of DNA ATAATTCGATTAATAAATGTCGACTTACCAACATTCGTACACCCTACAACATACACGTCTTTACCTTCTCGATATGTTTCGATTTTCTCAGCTACTTCTTGTACACCCGTTCCTTTATTAGCACTAATTAAAAATACGTCTTCTGGTTTTAAGCCTAGCTGACTCGCCTCTTGCTTCATCCAATGTACTACTTTTTGTTGTTTCACCGACTTAGGTAGTAAATCTACTTTATTACCTACTAATAACACTTTATTGTTTCCAACGAAACGATGTAATCCAGGCAACCAGCTGCCGTTAAAATCGAAAATATCTACAATTTTCACAACAAGTGCATCAGTATTTCCTATTGAATTTAATATTTTTAAAAAGTCATCGTCTGTTAACGAAACAACTTGAATTTCATTATAATGCTTTAATCGAAAACATCTTTGACAAACAATTTCCTCTTTTTCTAATGAGGACGGCGGAGCATAACCTAATCCTGTTTTATTCTCAGTTTGAATACTTACTCCACAACCGACACAAACAATTCTTTCTTCCATTCTTTATTTTTCCTCCCAATGAAGCATTCCTTTTTTTCGTAACCAATTTAAAATACGTCTTTCCATCATTCGGTTAAATTTTGTAAAAAAACCATCCGTTTGTGCAACAGGAACAACTAAAATTGTATGTAATCCTTGGCGATTGCCTCCTAGTACGTCAGTCATTAGTTGGTCACCAATAACTACAGCTTCTTCTGGTTTTACATTCATGTTATTCAGCGCTCGTCTAAATGCACGTCTCATCGGTTTTCTCGCTTCGTGAATAAATGGTATACCTAATGGTTCACAAAATGCTTGAACTCGTTTCATATTATTATTCGAAACAATGGTCACATCAATGCCTGCATCTTTCATCGATTGTAACCATATCATTAATTCTGGTGTAGCTAACGGGCGATCCCATTCTACTAACGTATTGTCTAAATCCGTAATGATAGCTTTAATTCCTTTATCTTTTAAATGTGTAGGTTTTATATCATATACAGTTTTTACATGTTCTGCTGGTAAAAAGTATTTTAACATCTAATTTTCCCCCTTTAAAGCTTCTCCTCAAACGCTACCGCTCAAAATTTATACTTTACCATCATATCCAATATTTCTCTACGTTCCAAGCTAAAATACGTGTCGAATGCTGTCTTTTCACGAAAAAAACAAAAGAAATATAGAATAAAAAGAAAAATTTTTCGACAAATTATAAAAGCATTCTACAATGTGGATAAACTTATCTACATTATCCATATTGATATGTAAAGGTTTTCCACCATTATAAACAATCTACTCACAACTTATCCACTTTTATCTGTGGATAACAGAACGGTTGTTCCACTTTTAAGAACGTGGTAGAGTAAAACTATCAAATTAATATTATATGTTGATCACGTTATAGATAGACTAAAACAATAGGAAAAATCGTTTATTTTTGACGGTGTTTCACTAATACTGTCTACCACATCGATTCCATCTTCTTAGCTGACAGTTCATCGCTTTTGATAGTATACAATATTAGCAGGAGGTGTACGAGGCTAAGTCCTCCCCAGTATGAGAAAACTCTCTGATGAGCTTTTATTAGAATCATATTTTAAAGCTACGGAATTAAAATTAAGTTCAGACTTTATTCGTTTAATTGAATTAGAAATACAACGTCGTCGTCTCAGCCATAAAATTAAAGCATCTTAAAGTCCTTTATGGACTTTTTTCTTTGTCAAAGAAAAGACTGATGACAATAAGATAGCCATCAGTCTATTGGATCTATCACTTCCAACTTGCAATAATTTGCCCTACTTTAACATCTGCTTTTTCTTTCAATGCATCATTCAATTCCACAGTGCCCTTTTCAAATAAAAGTATTACCGTTGAGCCGAAAGAAAAGTATGCCATATCCTCACCTTTTTGTAACACTTCACCTTTATGAGTCATCTCAATACTATTAACGAACATTGCCCCAACCTTTACGACAGCCACATGCTTGCCGTCACTTTCTAGTTCTGTTATCTTTCGAAAATTTTTAGAAAGAGGATCCTTTCCGTATAGTAGTCCTAAACGGTTAACTGGATAAGATTTCTTGCCTAACGTCCATTGATTTGTAACACGACCGGCAATTGGGCTATGAATACGATGGTAATGGCTTGGACTTAAGTAAAGAATGACGTATGTACCACCCATATACTTCGTTGCGATACTTTCATCAGACAGCATATCCTTTATCGAATAGTGCTTCCCTTTTACAATCATTTCTAGGTTCTCTGTAATGGGGCCAGACTTCTCTACAACTGCATCTACTGGACTAACGATTGTGTTTGATGCTTCATCTATTTTCCTAGCTCCAGGTTTTAATGTACGAATAAATAGTTGCTGTAATGTCGGAAAAGATGATAGTTCGCCATGCATTTCTTCTTGGTTAATGTTATACACTTTTGCAAAGGAAGGAACGATTAACTTGCTTAACTTTGATTGTGCAAAAGACTTTATGATATAAGATGATAACCGATGGTTCGTTAATTCAATAAAAAAACGATAAAAAAACGAGCGCAATATTTTTCCTCCTAGTATAGGCTATTGATTATGTATAATTCATATTGTAATTTGTTCCGACTGATATTATACCATCTTCTATAGAGTACTACTATTGTTTTTAAGAAGAGTTCTTTCTTTGGGGAACAATAAAGTAGAAATCTATACCATTCTATTAAAGAAAAATTTGTATTTGTGCCCTTTAAGGTCAACTAACAAAAAAAGCCCTAAAAGTCAGTTTGTACTAACTTTTAGGACAGCCCCATTATTTATCTGTAAGTCTTAAAAACTCTTCTACGTCTTGAGCA from Sutcliffiella cohnii encodes:
- a CDS encoding phosphatidylserine decarboxylase, which codes for MRSFFYRFFIELTNHRLSSYIIKSFAQSKLSKLIVPSFAKVYNINQEEMHGELSSFPTLQQLFIRTLKPGARKIDEASNTIVSPVDAVVEKSGPITENLEMIVKGKHYSIKDMLSDESIATKYMGGTYVILYLSPSHYHRIHSPIAGRVTNQWTLGKKSYPVNRLGLLYGKDPLSKNFRKITELESDGKHVAVVKVGAMFVNSIEMTHKGEVLQKGEDMAYFSFGSTVILLFEKGTVELNDALKEKADVKVGQIIASWK
- a CDS encoding YqeG family HAD IIIA-type phosphatase, with translation MLKYFLPAEHVKTVYDIKPTHLKDKGIKAIITDLDNTLVEWDRPLATPELMIWLQSMKDAGIDVTIVSNNNMKRVQAFCEPLGIPFIHEARKPMRRAFRRALNNMNVKPEEAVVIGDQLMTDVLGGNRQGLHTILVVPVAQTDGFFTKFNRMMERRILNWLRKKGMLHWEEK
- a CDS encoding sporulation histidine kinase inhibitor Sda — translated: MRKLSDELLLESYFKATELKLSSDFIRLIELEIQRRRLSHKIKAS